Sequence from the Pyrobaculum neutrophilum V24Sta genome:
CCCCAGCAGCCCAGTGGGGCATGACGTCGCCGAGCTTGAGGAGGAGGATAGGCCCCGCCTTCACCATGGTGGAGCTGTGCAACAGTGCGCTTACTGGCGTTGGGGCCGACATGGCCGTCATAAGCCAGTCGGTGAAGGGCAGCTGGGCGGCTTTTACAAAGGCGGCGAGCAGTATAAGTGCCGCGGCCACGTCCCCCAGAGGCCCCCACTTGCTCATGAAATCGCCGTATTGAGCCGCCGCGGCGGCCAGCCCGATGAGGAGGGCGGCGGTGCCCACCTCCACGGTCAAAATGGCGCGCAGGGCCGACGCGGAGGGAGGCCACAGCCACCTCATCCCGGCGGCGTATTCCCCATCGCCCACGTAGCCCATCTCGTAGCCGTCTCTATACGTCAAGATGAGGCCCCAGCTGGCTAGGTCCAGCCCAGCCCACCCCACCACCAGGAGGGCCCAGTGGTCGGCGAGGAGAAACAGCTCCATGGAGGCGAAGAACACACCCATCCACCCCCAGAACCAGCCCGGCCTCTCGAAGCCCCTCATGTAGAAGTGGGAGTAGACGACGATGGTCAGGTAGATGCCGGCAACGAAGGCAGCAAGCTCCCAGTACTTCGCCGTTAGATATGGAGTGGAGGGGGCAACGCCGAGGAGTACGCCTAGGAGAAAGGCGGCGCTTGCGGCCACCGCGGCGTAGCCTCTAGCGGCTAGGAGGTCGGCCAGCGCTGCGGCGTAGGCAAGCGCCAGGAGTAGCTCTAGCGTAGCCATAGGGGCAAAGCCGCCAGCAGAACGTAGGGCGTGGCGGCCGCCGCCAGAGCGGCGGCGTACATGTCGGGCGGGTACTCCACCTGCGCCTCGCCGGCTCTGTACAGCTGGTTAAGCAAGTAGAAGCTGTAGACCGCGGTGGAGAGAAGCGCGAAGACGGCCAGCGCTGCCGCCGACAAGGTGGCGGGCACTCCCGCGGCGACGTATGCCTTGCCCAGGAGGTTTATGCCGAAGAGGCCGGCCAGCGCCACGAAGCCGAGAATCCCGACGGCCAGGAGGTGTCGGTCCCACCTAGCGGCGCCTATCTCCCTTGTGTGCAACGAGACGATGTAGATGCCTGCCAACATGAAGAGAGCCGCCTTGGCGAAGGCGTGGCCCACGAAGAGGAGCGCGGTAGCTGTATAGCTGAAGTCCCTCGGGATGGAGGCCGCCGCCAACAGAAGACCCATGTTGGCAACTGTCGAGTCCGCCAGTGCGCGTTTGAAGTCTGTCTCCCTAAACACAAGCAGGGAGCCGTAGACGGCGGTGGCCAGCCCGTATAGAAACAGGGCCTCCAGCGGCCAACCTGCGCCGGTTTTGAGACGCCATATCCAGTAGGACATGAGGCCCACGTGTATAGGCGACAAGAGCGCGCTGAGGGGAGTAGGCGCCTCGGCGTGTGCATAGGGTAGCCAGAAGTGGACCCCCGCCGTGCCCATCTTCACCAGAAGGCCTAGCAACACGAGGAAGGTGGCTAAGTCGAAAGCTAGGCGAGCCGTCTCGAAGCCGCTGGCGGTAAACCTGCCGGTGAGGGCGACCCCTATTAAGAAGAGTATCGACCCAATCTGGGCCCAGACGAAGTAGAGAAGCCCCACGAACCTTCTATTGCCGTACCCGAAGTACCATATGAGGAGGAAGCTCGTCACAATGCTGAGCTCCAGCGCCAGGAAGACGAAGAAGAGGTTTTCAAACAACACGATGTAGACGAAGGAGAGGACGTAGAGGGCGTGGACGCCGTAGTACCAGTTGGGGGCGCCTAGATGTTTTAGATACCGAGGCGCGTAGAAGGTGACTATTAGGCCCAACAGAACCGAGGCCGCCACAAAGGGTAGCTTGTGCCCGTCCATGGCCACGGCCACCTCCCCCACGTAGGGGAGGGTCACCAAGACGGCGGAGCCGGGGGCTAGGAACAGCAACATGGAGGCTATGGAGGCGAGGGCGGCCGGGTAGCCAAGCCTAAGCGCCGCCAGCGCCAGGGCGGCGGACAGCGCGGTGGCCAGTATAAACACCTCGCTATACATAGCCCTCCCTCGCCGCTCTAAACAGCGTGGCTACCATGAGGACGGTCTCGGCTACCCCGGCGACTGTGGCGGCGGCTACCAGCGATAGGTCTCCCGACAAGGCGGCGCCCCATATGCCGGCCATCGTGGCTACCTCGGCCCCAATTATGACGCGGACCAGCGACCTGGCCGCGGCCACTATGGCCATGCCCCCCGCCAGCAAGGCGACTAGAAGAAGCGCCTCAATCATGGGTTAACCTCGCCGCTATTATGAAGGCGTAGAGGAGCAACGCGGCGGAGATAGGTATGATCCACACGTCGAGGACGGCGTTGGGCGTCTGCGGCTGGGCGCCCGGCAGGAGGGCCATGGGCAACGCGGCAAGGGCGGCCAGCGCGGCTGGTCTAAGCTCGGCGGAAGCCCCCCTCTCCGTTATGGAGGCCACCGCCACGATGACCAGGGTGAGGGCGGCCACTACATACACCAAGGCCACAAGTATAAACGCAACCGACAGCGTTGGGTAGAGGGCCCAGATAGCCCCGGCCACCACTACGCCGAGAAAAGTGAGGGAGATAGCCGCCAGTATGTTATCCCTCGTCCTCAACATGGCCGCGATTAGGGCTACCGCTGTGATTAGGAAAGCCCAGAGCATGGACGAGCTCTACTACCTGTTTATATATTCACCTAAATGCACTTCAAAAACTAGATAGCCGCAATTCGAGAATATTCGAATGAAATATCACTATAGATAAAGCAATGCGTGTGGAAACCGCCGCCGTCGTAAAAAGCTTAAAAACATCCAAATTCAGTATAACAGCGGCCGTAGCTCAGCGGGAGAGCGCCCGGCTGAAGACAGCTCGCAGAGCCTTCAACGGGCGGGCCCGGGTTCAAATCCCGGCGGCCGCACCACTCCTCTGGATCTTCCTCCTCTTTGCGAGCGGGGTCTGCTCCTCCGGGATCAGACCCTCCGGCTTGGCGGCGATAATCGCCAGGGCCAGGGCGCCGAACAACATGTAGGCCAACCAGACTGGGTCAAAGCCCAGTATAGAGGATAGCTCGTATTTGTACATGTCTATCAGCCGGCGCAGTGTGACAAAGATAAAGACGCCGTTGACAACCCCCAGATTGTTGCCCATCCCCCCTAGGATCATTATGAGCCAGGGGTAGAACGTGAACGTGATCCTGGTGAAGGAGCTGGCGTGTACCGCCCCGGCGTAGAGGGCATATAGAGCGCCCGCCGTCGCTGAAACTGCGCCGCCTACCGCCATGGCCCAGAGCCTCAGCGCCGTGGCTCTGCGGCCGAACACCTCCACGAGCTCGGGGTCCTCCCGGTGGACCCTAAGGGCTCTGCCGTATGGCGAGTTCACCAACCTATCCAGCACAAGGTAGACCGCGAGAGCTACCGCCCCGGCTAACACCGCCGCACCTAAGTATCTGGAGAAGCCGCCTCCGAACACCTTTTCCAGTATCGGCGGTATAGAAACCCCGAATGTCCCCCCGACGAAGGGCTCGTAGTATCTGCCGACATAGAAGAGGACGTCTCCAAAGGCCAGCAGGGTGATGGCTAAGTAGTCCTCCCTAAGCCTCACGGCGGGTAGAGACATGGCTACGCCTATGGCGGCACCTGCGGCGAGCGAAAACAGGAGAGAGAGGGCTAGCAGCAGTAGGGCGCCTTGGGGGTCCATGGCCTTCGCCAGGTTTGACACTATCGTGGGGTTGTCGTAGACGAAATCCCCGCTGACGCCGTAGATCGACATGGCTAACCTAGACACCACGCCGCCGACTATGAAGGCGCCGGCTGTAACGGTGAGCACCTTTCCGAAGTTCGGTATGCCGCCCACCCCCGCCTCGAGGTTTATAGACAGGGCGATTATGGCGAATATAGCCACGTCGACGATGGTGCCGAGGATGTACGAGACTACGTCTAGTCCCGACAGCGCTACGGCCGCTACCGAGAGCCCGTAGACGTAGAGGCCGACTAGGGCCAGAGGTCTCATTTCTTCCTAAGCGACGTCAGCCCCTGCGGTATGACGATAAGGAAGACGGCCACGGCGATTAGGGGCAACAGAGGTCTATACTGGAGTAGTTGATATGGCTCTACGGCGACGGCATATGCGGCGTATGTGGCGAGGGGCACCTCCACGAAGCCCATGAGGTACGCCCCCAAAACCGCCCCAAAGACGCTGTTGAGGCCGCCTGCTATGCTCGCCGCGAAGATGCCGGCCAACATCATCCAGCCTGTGTCCGGCTCCACGGTGAGATACAGGGTGAGTAGCGACCCTGAGTAGCCCGCCAACGCGCCTGCTATAGCCCACGCCGCTAGGTACGCTCTATCTACGTTGATGCCGAGGGATCTTGCCAGCTCCTCGTTTTCTACGGCAGCTCTAAGGGCGACGCCGAGCTTTGTCTTAGTTAGGAAGAGGTACATCACGATGGAGACGGCTGCCACCATGGACGAGCCGACCACCGCGAGGCCTTGGACATCGCCTATGGAGAAGTCGGCTCCCCTAAGCGTGTAGCTCCTGGTGAATACCCCCCACGCCCTCCCCAGGTAGTCTGCGGTGGCGTTTAGAGCGCCGAGCAGTATGATGTTGTAGGCCATAGACGCCATCATGAGAATTATGGGCGACGAGCCGCGTCTGTAGATCGGCATGAGGGTGTAGTAGAGAGCCACCGAGGCTACTACCGCAAAGGGCAGGGCGGCCAGGCCCGCGAGATATGGCGAAAGTCCAAACCTCTGGCTGAGCGCGAGGGCGGCGAGAATCCCGATGCCCATCACAGCTCCATGGGCGAAGTTGGGAACTTTGGTAGTTTGATAGGTCATGGTTAAACCAACGGAGGCTAGGGCCAAGATGCTTGAGTACATTACACCCTCCACCGCGAGCCGGGGGGCATAGGCCGCTGAGGCGGCCCATCCGACGGCGAGAGCGGCTACGATAAGCCAGAACAGCGCGATTCTTTTCATCAACGCGTTGGGAAGAAACGCTTAAAAACGTTATTTATCGAGTGTCCATGAACTCAAAAACTGTAGGAATAATAGTTGGAATAATTGTACTACTGGCAATTGCGGCCTTGCTAATCAACCAACAAGCCCCAGCCCAGAGGACAACAACGCCCCAGCAGACGACCCCGCCTCAGACTACGTCCGCGCCAACAACAGGCGGCCAAACAACCTCGACACCTCCCCAGACCGCTACACAGAGCTGTAGCTGGAAGCTCGTAGGCATGTATATAGCATCCCAGGACAAGGTCGTATTCGGGGAGCCCCAGCCCGTGACGCCTCCCGCCGGGGCTCAAACGCCGGTCATCGTAAACGTGACCGCCACGCCGGCCGACAACGTTGTTGAGATTGGGGTGTTGCAGCCTCTCTCTGGGAGACTTGGGTCGCTGGGAGAGCTTGCAAGAGCTGCGGCGGAACTCGCTGCCGATGACGTAAACCGCTATCTAACCAAGATCGGGGCGCCGTTTAGGGTGAAGGTGTTGGCGGACGACACTCAGGCGGATCCAAACCTCGCGCTAGAGAAGCTGAAGTCGCTACACACCAGGGGCGTTAAGTACTACCTCGTGAGGACGTCGGGCGAGGTCAGGCAGATGAAGCAGTACGCCAACGACAACAAGCTCATTCTAATTTCTGTGTCTTCTACAGCGCCCGGCCTGGTGACCCCCAGCGACTACGTCTTCAGGCTTCCGCCAGACGACACGAAGCAGGCTAGGGCTTTGGCGGCTGTGCTCAGGGAACATGGGATAAAGGCTGTGGCGCTTATATATATCAACAACGACTACGGCCGCGGGATAGCTACACAGCTACAGAACATCCTCAAGGGCGAGATGGAGGTGGTGGTAGCCGCGGCTTACGACCCGCAGAAGTCTGAGTTCTCTGCGGAGGTGAGCGCGCTGGCCGACAAGGTCTCCGGTTTGGTTGGGAAATACGGCGCAGATAAGGTCGCCGTGGTAGCCCCCGGATACGGCGAGCTACAGACCATCTTCCTCACCGCGGCTAACTACCCCGTGCTCAGCCAGGTGAGGTGGTATGGGACCGACGGCTCCACGGGACTGAAGGAGCTAACTGATCCAAAGGTGTGTCAGTTCGCGGTTAGGGTGGGCGGGTTCGTGAGCACGAAGTTCGCGCCTGCTAAAAGCGCCTACTACGACCGCGTCAGGAGCTACATACTGAGCAAATACGGGAGGGAGCCCGACGCCTACGCCTACAACGCATACGACGCCGTGTGGCTCATAGCGCTAACCATACTGCAAAACGGGGGCGACCCAGACACGACGAAGTTCTTCACGAAGTTCCCGGAGGTCGCCGCGAACTACTTCGGCGCCTCTGGGCTAACGAAGCTCAACCAGAACCACGATAGAGACTCCGCCGATTATGCCCTCTGGGCTCTTGTTGCAGGCTAGCGGGGTGGTCAAAAAGTTCGGAGGCCTTACCGCCCTAGACGGCGCCTCTATTTCCGTACCACAGAACTCTTTTGTCATCTTGGCCGGCCCAAACGGCTCTGGAAAAACCACCTTGCTCAACGTGATCTCGGGCCTCTATAGGCCCGACGGCGGCAAGGTGCTCTACCAGGGCTTGGATATAACACATGCGAGGCCCTACGAGCGGGCGCGGCTGGGAATAGTTAGGACTTTCCAAACGCCTAGGGTAGCGACAAAGATGTCTGTTTTAGACAACGTGATTTTTGGGCACATCTCAGCCGATGCTCCGTTCGAATTCGGTTGGGCGAGGCGGGAGGGGGAGCTGGTGGAGAAGGCGTTTAAGGTCCTCAAGGTTGTGAAGCTTGACCACATGTGGGACAGGGCGGCGGGGGAGCTCAGCGGGGGGCAACTAAAGCTTCTTGAAATCGCGAGGGCCTTGATGGCTGACGCGAAGCTGATATTGATGGACGAGCCGGGGGCCGGCCTCAACCCCACCCTCGCCCACGAGCTGTTTAAGCTGATGCGCGAGCTCACCCAGCGGGGCCACACGCTTCTCGTCGTTGAACACAGGCTGGATATAGCGGCGGAGTACGCAGACTACATGTACGTTCTCTACAACGGGCGGGTTCTGGCAGAGGGGAGGCCCGGCGAGGTGCTCTCCGACCCCCGGGTTGTCCAGGCGTTTCTAGCATGATCAAGACCGAGGGTCTCGACGCTGGGTACGGAAAGCTACAGGTTCTATTTGGGGTAGACTTCGTCGCTCAGCCCGGCAAGATAACAGCCGTCTTAGGGCCCAACGGCTCCGGGAAGTCAACGCTCTTAAAGGCCATTTTCGGCATCGCGAAGATATATGGCGGCCGCGTCTACGTGGGAGACCGCGACGTGACTAAGTTGCCCACACACGAGCGGGCCCAGCTCGGCGTCGCCTACGTGTCGCAACTTAGAAACGTCTTCTCTACGCTGTCGGTTCTGGAAAATTTGAGACTCGCAGGCTACGGGCTGTCAAAGGACGAGTTCGAGGAGAGGCTTAGGGAGGTGGCCGAGGTGGTGCCCCTGAGGGACATCCTTGGGAGACGCGCCGGCGAGCTGAGCGGGGGCTGGAGGCAGTTGGTGGCGATCGCCATGGCGCTTATGAGACGGGCCAACATCTTCATGTTGGACGAGCCGACGGCCCAGCTGGCTCCGAAGATGGCAAACCAAGTGCTTGAGGTGGTGGCGAAGCTCAGGGAGGCGGGCCACACGGTGGTGTTGGTGGAGCAGAACGCCAGACTCGCCCTAGAGGTTGCGGACGACGCCTATCTCTTGGTGAGCGGGAGAGTACACTGGAGCGGGCCCGCCAGAAAACTGTTGGAGGAGCGGGAGCTCGGGCGGCTCTACCTAGGCCTCAGGTAGTTACGGCAATGGAGCGGACAACGGCGTAGGGGGCGTTGGCCGGCGTGGGCATGTCCCACCAGTAGATCTGCCTCGCGGTTTTCGACAGCTCCGCGACGCCCTTTACAACCCTCTCGAGGGTGTCCGCCAACCTGACGTATTTGACGGAGGCGGTGGGCCTTCCGCCCTTTATCAACAACGCGACGTCTCTCCCCACCGTCGAGAACTGGCCAAGCTTTACGTTTTGGAAGCGGGTGTACCAGTTGTTGTGTATGTACACGCCGTTGCCCAGATCTACAAAGAGGGCCTCTAGGTCGTCCGGCCCGTCCCCCGGCGCCACCCATATATGCCCCGGCGCCGGCCTAGCCCAGCCGTATAGGGCGTGGCCGGTCGGCTCCATGCCTAACGCGGCCGCGGTCCCCCTAGTGTGGATGAAGCCGCTCAGCGTCCCCCGTCTGTAGATCTCCACCGGCCTGGGGGCCAGCCCCTCGAAGTCGAAGGGCGTGTAGCCGTAGACCGACGGGTTGTGGCTCTCCTCGACAAGGGTGAGGACGGGGGCAGCCGCCTCCCTGCCCAGGTCCCCTCTGCCGTATCTGGAGCTTCCGGCCAAGACGTCGAGGCCGTTCGCCCACGTCTGCACCACCTCCCCCATGAGGTGGCCCAGCACCAGGGGCGAGAGCAGGAGGTCTGCAACGCTGGGCTCCAGGCGCGTTCTGGGGAGGCCCTTGGCTATGGAGAGGAGGCGCGAGTTCTCCGCGCCGACTGCGTCTGCGTCTATTTCCGAAAGCCTTCTGCCGGCCGCGGCGCTTGTGGCGGCTAGCTCCCCTAGGAAGGACCTAACCGTCATGTATACCCTGTTGACGGCGTAGTGACCCTCGCCTCCCGCCGTGTCCTCGTACCACTTCTGGACGTATGTCAAGTGGACAACCCCCGCGCTCCTCTCCGCCCCCTCGGCCGCGTCTATAGCCCTCTTCACCAGATCTGGAATCCTCTCGAAGTCCTCCGGCGGCTCGGCGCGGCTCGGGGGCTTGGCCCCCGCCGCCGGCACATACAGCGGGTCGTCGGGGAGAGAGGGCATCCGGGAGACGGCCCTATCTACCTCCCTTAGATCGACGGGGCCAGTGAAGCCTAGAAGGGCCGTCTTCCTCCCCTTGGCGAGGCGGAGGTAGAGGCTCTCCGTCCTCCAGCTCTTAAAGACGGTTATTTCGTCGTTGGCGAACCTCGCCATGTAGTTCTCCACCACGGTTCTAACGGCTATGGCCTCGTCGACTTTCCCCCTTACGAGCTTGAGCAACGTCATATCACCACCCTTATCCCTCGGCTTCTAAAGGTGGGGCCTCCCATGGACACGGGCACGGGCTGCGGCGGGTTCCCCTTGCCGCACGTCCCCACGTACAGCTTGAAGTCTCTGCCGACGGCATCTACGCCGCTCCATAGCTCCGGCGTGTCCACCTCGATGAAGCCCTTCACGGGGTCCTTCAGCTCGCCGTTTTCTATGACGTAGCCCTCGAATATGCCGTATCTCCCGGAGTACCTCGTATCGTCGATGTTCCACTCGGTGTAGGATACTACATATATGCCGCGGCGCGTGTCCCGTATTATCTCGTCGGGGCGCCAGTCCCCCGGCTCGAGGTAGGTGTTGGACATCCTGGGGATGGGCTCTCTGTCGAAGGCGGAGGCCCTTGCCCCTCCGTTGCTGTGCAGGCCCACCACGGCGGCGTACTGCCTATTGGCTATGAACTCCGTCGCAACTCCGCCGCTGACCAGCCTCTTGGGCCTAGCCACTACCCCCTCGTCGTCTACTAGGTAGAAGCCGTAGGCGCCTGGCACAGCTGGGTAGTCGGTTATGTTGACGAGGCCGCTCCCTATCTTCACCCCGGCGGCGCCGGGCTTTATATACGACTCGCCCGCCTCGGCGCCTTCGCGCCCATATATTCTATCCAGCTCGAAGGGGTGCCCCACGGACTCGTGCACAAATATGCCCGCCATCTCGGGACCGAAAACCACGTCGTATCTCCCCGGCGTCACCGCCTTGGCCTTCTCCAGGAGAGCCAACGCCTTCCTAGACTCCTCCTCCACGGCCCTCTCGGCGTCTTTCACGAAGTCTGGGGGTGGTCCCGCCGAGGAAGATATCCCTCTGGAGGCTACCCAGGGAGGGCTCGTGTGCTATAAACATGCCGAAGAGGTAAGCCCTCGGCACCCTGCTGTATACGTCAGCCCCATCGCTTGTTAAAATGCGCTTTTCCGTGGTCCAGACGGAGGCGTAGAGCCTCCTCACGGCTAGACCCCCGGCGGCGTATCCGTCGAGGGTTTTCACGAGCTCCAGCGGGTCGAGCTCCACCGCCGGCAGGCTGTAGCTCACCTTCGCCAACTTCTCCTCACTCAAAGCCACAGGGCCTTTCCTGGCCCTAGCGGCGGCCTTGGCGAGCTTTACGGCTCTCTCCACCGCGGCGAGCACCTCCTCCAGCTCGGCCTTCGGCACCGCGGCGAATCCCATGCCTCCTCCGGCCACAGCCCTGACCGCAACCCCCTCCGAGGAGAAGGAGGCCGATAGCTCGTACTGGCCGTTTCTCACGGCGGCCGCCACGCCGCCGTCTCTCTGCCACCTCACCTCGACGTAGGATGCGCCGAGGGACAGCCCGTAGTCCACCGCCCGCCTAAGGAGATCCTCCATGTGGAACCCGCCAGCTGTATATAAAAACAGTGACGCGGTTTAAGCCATGTGGCACGCGATCGGTAGATCGGACGACTCCGCCTTCTTCAACGCCATGATGGATCTCGTAACATCGGCGAGGGCGGCCCTCCTCCTCTCGGCGGCGTTTTTCCCGGCGGGCGTCGCGGCGGCTGGCCATGCCCCATGGCTCCACGGCTACCTCATGACGGCCGGCCTCATCGCGTTTTACCACGCCGTCATGTACGTCCAGCTACCCGGCTTCATAAACGCGGCTCCTCACAGAGCCGCCACGTGGCTCCTCACGGCCCTACTCCTGCTGGGCCTCCTGGCGCAGCCTCGCCTCGGCTACGCGGCCTACGCCCCCTACGCCCTCCTCCACGCCCTGCTCTACCTAAGGGGGCTCTGGGGCAAGCCTACATACTATCCAAACGTCATAACGGTGGCGGGCCTGCTCCTCCTCCCCCTATCTCGAAACCACCTAGAGGCCGCCATGTCCTTCCCCCTGGCCTCCGTCTACTCCCTCCTCTACAGGGTCGAGTTCTCCAGGGCGAGGAGGAGGTTCTCCGCCTCGACGGCCCTCTCGATCGCCGCCTTATATGTGGCCGCGTACCTCGCTGCGTGGGCGGGCCATGCGTGGGCCTTTGCCCTCCCCTCCCTCGCGCTGACGCTATATGCAAAACCCCGTGTGGAGGACCCCTACGGCGCAGGCGCCTTCTTCTTCCGATGGGCTGTGGCGCTTACGCCGGCGGGCGCCCACCTCCTCTACATGGCCTTCGCGGTGATCATGTCGGCTCTCTGCGTGCCCTACTTCGTCCCCTCTATACTCTACCGCCAAGCCCCCAGCTACGGCTGGGAGCTCGTGGCGGCGGCCTCCGCGGCCTACCTCCTGAGAAACGCCGGAGTTCTGGCCGCCTCCGCCGCGCTGGTCGCCGCGTTGGTGTTATACGCCGCGGTGCGTTCCCTGAGGGAGAGGTACTACCCCCCTACGAAAACACCAGAGCGAGCAGAAAGAGGGTAAGGATGGGGCTGGAGGCCTTGTACATCCTCCACATGGCTCTGTCGCTTTTTTCCCTGAGCGCTAGGGCGCTGGTTGCCACCGTGCCGGCCACCCCCGCGAGAACCAGGGCGAGGCCGGGGAGTCCGCGGCCGAAGACCAGATAGAGCCAGAGGATGTAGGCGGCGCTTGCTATATTCAGCGCCGAGATTATAGCCACGGCCTTCCCCTCGTCTATAATGGCGGGCAACATGGGGACGCCAGCCCTTCTGTAGTCCTCTCTGTATTTATACGCCAGCGCCCATATGTGGGAGGGTATCCAGAGGTATATGGCGAAGGAGATGAGGACGGCCGGAAGATCCACCGTCCCCTTCCCCAGGGCGTAGCCGCCGAGGAAGGTGGCGTTACCCGCAAAGCCCCCGCCCAGTATGTTCAGCCAAGTCCTCCTCTTTAGCCAGACGGTGTAGACGACGGCGTAGAAGAACCAGCCCAGAGCGACGAATACGCCGGGGAGAGGGCCCAGGAGGTAGAAGCCCAGCAGTATGCCGGTGGCGGAGAGGGCTAGGGAGTAGACAAGGGCGTTTGAAGGCGGTATCGCCCCCGCCGGCAGAGGTCTCCTCGCGGTTCGCGCCATAGCGGCGTCTATATCCCGCTCCCAGTAGTGGTTGAAGGCGGCGGAGCCCCCCACCGCGAGCGTGGCGGCGGCTGTCAGTGCCGCAAGCCGACCCCAGTCCACCGTCCCCGCGGCGTATACGTACCCCACGACGCTGGATAGGATCAAAAGCCAGATGACCCGGGGCTTCAGCAAAACGATATAGGGATTCATAGGAATGAATCCGCTATGGTATTAAAATCTTGATTGGACAACTTTTTAAAAGCGGTGTAGTAGAGGCTATGCGTATCGAGGGCGTGGTGGTGGCCACGGTAACGCCTTTTGCCAAAGACGGCGTAAACTACGAGGGGCTGAGGGCGCTCCTCTCCAAGATAGTGGAGGAGGGCTACCAGGGGGTCTTCCCAACCTCATCAACCGGCGAGGTGACGAAGCTGACCTTCGAGGAGAGGGTCAAGGCGATGGAGGTGGCCAAGGAGGTGGCGGGGGGGAGGGCTCTGGTGGTTGCAGGCACCGGCACGGGGGACCACCTCTCCACGATCGAAATAGCCAGGAGGTACAGAGACGTGGGCGTAGACGTCCTCCTCATCACGCCGCCGTACTACATACAGTACGACTGGGCCGCCGTCTACGCCTTCTACAAGAGGGTGTTGGACAAGGTGGACATGCCCGTCGTCCTCTACACCATACCCCTGGCCACGGGATACAACATACCCGTGGAGGTCTTCGAGCTGGTGGCCAACGAGTACAGCCAGGTGGTGGGGGTGAAAGACAGCTCGGGT
This genomic interval carries:
- a CDS encoding PmbA/TldA family metallopeptidase; amino-acid sequence: MEDLLRRAVDYGLSLGASYVEVRWQRDGGVAAAVRNGQYELSASFSSEGVAVRAVAGGGMGFAAVPKAELEEVLAAVERAVKLAKAAARARKGPVALSEEKLAKVSYSLPAVELDPLELVKTLDGYAAGGLAVRRLYASVWTTEKRILTSDGADVYSRVPRAYLFGMFIAHEPSLGSLQRDIFLGGTTPRLRERRREGRGGGV
- a CDS encoding dihydrodipicolinate synthase family protein, coding for MRIEGVVVATVTPFAKDGVNYEGLRALLSKIVEEGYQGVFPTSSTGEVTKLTFEERVKAMEVAKEVAGGRALVVAGTGTGDHLSTIEIARRYRDVGVDVLLITPPYYIQYDWAAVYAFYKRVLDKVDMPVVLYTIPLATGYNIPVEVFELVANEYSQVVGVKDSSGDFRYHLDLIHLLGKRLSVLQGLDLLFVPSLLMGAHGGVLAGPNFLGRITLEQYRLVKEGKTAEAVALHNKLMPLWRFMGGCGLVGKLGGKWPTLYKVATQMVRGIDMGPPREPLPPIDDRDRKELEKLLKDLGLI
- the cyoE gene encoding heme o synthase; the protein is MNPYIVLLKPRVIWLLILSSVVGYVYAAGTVDWGRLAALTAAATLAVGGSAAFNHYWERDIDAAMARTARRPLPAGAIPPSNALVYSLALSATGILLGFYLLGPLPGVFVALGWFFYAVVYTVWLKRRTWLNILGGGFAGNATFLGGYALGKGTVDLPAVLISFAIYLWIPSHIWALAYKYREDYRRAGVPMLPAIIDEGKAVAIISALNIASAAYILWLYLVFGRGLPGLALVLAGVAGTVATSALALREKSDRAMWRMYKASSPILTLFLLALVFS
- a CDS encoding TldD/PmbA family protein; amino-acid sequence: MKDAERAVEEESRKALALLEKAKAVTPGRYDVVFGPEMAGIFVHESVGHPFELDRIYGREGAEAGESYIKPGAAGVKIGSGLVNITDYPAVPGAYGFYLVDDEGVVARPKRLVSGGVATEFIANRQYAAVVGLHSNGGARASAFDREPIPRMSNTYLEPGDWRPDEIIRDTRRGIYVVSYTEWNIDDTRYSGRYGIFEGYVIENGELKDPVKGFIEVDTPELWSGVDAVGRDFKLYVGTCGKGNPPQPVPVSMGGPTFRSRGIRVVI